One genomic window of Manihot esculenta cultivar AM560-2 chromosome 16, M.esculenta_v8, whole genome shotgun sequence includes the following:
- the LOC110603190 gene encoding pheophytinase, chloroplastic: protein MGALATAAEVHTSFNLLFPSRGRKARANKKRLSVIFQEKKVSAQSLKSKPLSSIQVKEIGDKCRKWAWKGQYSINFFVSDSESRPPLLLVHGFGASIPHWRRNIATLSQNYTVYAIDLLGFGASDKPKGFAYTMEAWAELILDFLHEVVQKPTVLIGNSVGSLACVIAASESRQSLVRGLVLLNCAGGMNNKAIVDDWRIKLLLPFLLLIDFLLKQRVIASTIFERVKQRDTLKNILLSVYGNKESVDEELVEIIKGPADDEGALDAFISIVTGPPGPNPVKLMPRISIPVLVLWGDQDPFTPLDGPVGKYFSSLPYQLSNVRLYVLEGVGHCPHDDKPDLVHGNLLPWLSEVTEIVDECNVIK, encoded by the exons ATGGGAGCATTGGCAACAGCTGCAGAGGTTCACACGAGCTTCAATTTATTATTTCCATCGAGAGGAAGAAAAGCTCGGGCAAATAAGAAGAGGTTGAGTGTGATTTTCCAGGAAAAGAAAGTTTCCGCTCAAAGTTTAAAATCGAAACCCTTGAGCTCAATCCAGGTGAAGGAGATAGGGGATAAATGCAGAAAATGGGCATGGAAGGGCCAATACTCTATCAATTTCTTCGTTTCTGATTCTGAATCTCgccctcctcttcttcttgttcATGGCTTCGGTGCTTCTATTCCTCACTGGCGCAG GAATATTGCCACATTATCACAAAATTACACTGTTTACGCTATTGACCTTCTGGGATTTGGTGCTTCAGACAAGCCAAAGGGTTTTGCATACACCATGGAGGCATGGGCTGAG TTAATATTGGATTTCCTGCATGAAGTTGTTCAAAAACCAACTGTGCTAATAGGAAACTCTGTCGGAAGTCTTGCTTGTGTCATTGCAGCTTCAG AATCACGTCAATCTTTGGTTCGAGGGCTTGTGTTGTTGAATTGTGCTGGTGGCATGAACAACAAGGCAATTGTTGATGATTGGAGGATCAAGTTGTTACTACCGTTTCTTTTGCTAATTGATTTTTTGTTGAAGCAACGAGTAATTGCTTCAACAATCTTTGAGCGTGTCAAACAAAG AGATACACTGAAGAACATTTTATTATCTGTATATGGCAATAAAGAGTCTGTGGATGAAGAACTGGTAGAG ATCATCAAAGGACCTGCAGATGATGAAGGTGCACTAGATGCTTTCATTTCCATCGTGACAGGTCCACCAGGACCGAATCCTGTCAAACTAATGCCAAGGATTTCCATTCCTGTTTTAGTTTTATGGGGTGATCAAGATCCCTTCACACCTCTCGATGGACCTGTTGGTAAATATTTCTCTTCCCTGCCTTATCAATTGTCAAATGTTAGGCTTTATGTGTTGGAAGGAGTTGGACATTGTCCCCATGATGACAAACCTGACTTGGTTCATGGAAATTTGCTTCCTTGGTTGTCTGAAGTTACGGAAATTGTTGATGAATGCAATGTAATTAAGTAG